The Vanessa atalanta chromosome 24, ilVanAtal1.2, whole genome shotgun sequence genome has a segment encoding these proteins:
- the LOC125073415 gene encoding carbonyl reductase [NADPH] 1-like, with translation MAEKIAAVTGANKGLGFSIVKGLCERFDGIVYLTSRNEERGLEAVKKLNALGLKPQFYSLDVSDKSSIKKFADYIKTKHGGLDVLVNNAGMLELEKVYPTYEEAKRNIDVNYRSLLDIEKFLYPLLRDGARVINVSSACGHLSNLKNKKWLDVLTKQDLKTEDINDFVNNYLESLKNGTFKKEDFADDGKHAEHRISKIALTALTMVQQRKYNDRNISINAVHPGYLKTDMAQGGGETEPDDAAEIILYLILEASPNLKGVFMWHNKKLVDWYDVEGDYYYKHKD, from the exons ATGGCGGAAAAAATAGCAGCTGTCACCGGCGCCAATAAGGGCTTAGGTTTTTCAATTGTCAAAGGATTGTGCGAAAGATTCGACGGTATCGTGTATTTAACGTCTAGAAATGAAGAAAGAGGTTTAGAGGCCGTGAAAAAGTTAAATGCCCTCGGATTAAAACCGCAATTTTATTCACTTGACGTCAGTGACAAAAGCAGTATTAAAAAATTCGCAGATTATATCAAAACGAAACACGGCGGTCTAGACGTTCTCGTTAATAATGCAGGCATGTTAGAGTTGGAAAAAGTATATCCGACGTATGAAGAAGCTAAGAGAAATATTGATGTGAACTATCGAAGTCTACTAGACATCGAAAAGTTTTTATATCCTCTACTAAGAGATGGCGCTAGAGTGATCAACGTGTCGAGCGCATGTGGACAtctttcgaatttaaaaaacaaaaaatggttAGACGTTCTCACGAAACAAGATTTGAAAACGGAagatattaatgattttgttaataattatttggaaaGCTTAAAAAACGGTACGTTCAAGAAAGAAGATTTTGCTGACGACGGAAAACATGCGGAGCACAGAATTTCTAAAATTGCCTTAACGGCTTTGACTATG gtACAACAACGGAAATATAATGAcagaaatatatctataaatgctGTTCATCCAGGGTATTTGAAGACAGATATGGCGCAGGGGGGAGGAGAAACTGAACCAGATGATGCTGCGGAAATTATACTTTACCTTATTTTAGAAGCGTCGCCTAATCTTAAAGGAGTATTTATGTGGCATAATAAGAAATTAGTTGATTGGTATGATGTTGAAGGTGATTATTACTACAAACACAAGGATTGA